The nucleotide window AGACAGGTTAGCCTCTTGTAAATTAGTTTTCATCAGATAAGCTTTAATTAAATAAGTTCCCTCAAGATTAGCTCCTTGAAGATTAGCTCCCGTTAAATCCGCTTCATTTAAAAAAGCTTCTCTGAGATCTGCTCCACTGAGATTGATTTCCCTAAGATTAGCATAGCTTAAATCAGCCCCTTTAAAATTAGCGTGACTGAGGTTTAATCCTCTCAAATCTATTCGTCTTAACTCAAGATTACAAAAATCTCTTTCACCTGCATCGTATTTATTTTTAAGGTTTATTGCTTCTTGCTTTTCTATCATAGATAACCTCATTGCTTTTTTAAATCAATTTTTTATTAATGATGAATTTAAAAATTTTAAATAATTCAATCAGATAAAATCCTAAATAAAAAATAATATGATTTAATCAGGAACTATACTATATATAGTAAATGCGCTCTGAGGTTTGATTGTCTATCGGTAGCCTTACTGAAATTAGGGACAACAAGGGAAAAATTCCTAGTTTTTACTGAATTGCTAATCCAGTTTTGTCAGAGAAACTACTTTCATTTTAACGTTTAATTCCTAGTTTCTACTCTATCAAAGATTTTGGCAATGGTTTTGATCACCTAGGAGTTGTGTGTTGAATCACTAACACTTTTATCTATGGGTTTAACTCCTATCATAAATATTTATCAATTATCGAGCATAAATTTTTGGACTAGGGTAGTTGTGTCTACCCTAGGCATTATTATTTGACAATTAATAATGGATGATTACGTTTTTTTGAAAAGAAGAGGATTGAAACAAAAAGTTTTTTTCTCCTCTGTCTCCTTAAAATAAAAGGGTTTAAACCCAATTAATTATCCATTATCCATTGATAATTACCCATCAATATCGGCTAAAATAGAGGTGGCTAACTGGCACAATTCTTCATGACAACGACCATTACTAGCCATTAAACCGCCCCATTGTCTGACATCTCCCTTATTATAAGTTAAAGGCTCTCCACTGAAATGAGTAAACGTTCCACCGGCCTCGGTTAAAATTAATTCTGGGGCGGCAAAATCCCAATCTTTAGGAGCAGATTTACCCGACAGAGAGATATAAACATCAGATTGCTGTTCTAAAATAGTGGAAATTTTACAGCCTACGCTACCGACATAATTTCGAGCTTTAAATGGCATCCGATCCAACATATCCTGAAATCGTTGATCTCGGTGGGTACGACTAGCCACTAAATATAATTCCTCAATTTTATTGCGTTGAGAAACGTGGACAGAGTAAGTTTCTCCATTGCGCTTTTCAACAGTAGTCCCATTGCCTTTAGAAGCAATAT belongs to Gloeothece citriformis PCC 7424 and includes:
- a CDS encoding 3'(2'),5'-bisphosphate nucleotidase CysQ family protein, encoding MTTVNIETPEKLEEITQVLRSVAWGASDILQSYYRGEDPDKKLNVQEDKKDGPVTAADLATNHYILEKLQAVFSEEEFGYLSEETHKGDEPIRKDWVWIIDPLDGTRDFIDKTGEYAIHIALAYQGRPMVAVVAVPEADKIYIASKGNGTTVEKRNGETYSVHVSQRNKIEELYLVASRTHRDQRFQDMLDRMPFKARNYVGSVGCKISTILEQQSDVYISLSGKSAPKDWDFAAPELILTEAGGTFTHFSGEPLTYNKGDVRQWGGLMASNGRCHEELCQLATSILADIDG